Proteins encoded within one genomic window of Brachybacterium sp. P6-10-X1:
- a CDS encoding galactokinase family protein, with translation MSGVLEELAAGASGDTTSWFVPGRIEVLGKHTDYAGGRSLLAAVDTGHTITARARQDRVLRARSEGADGTVAIDLDRPEESAADETEGHWGGYVAAVAARLEKNFPGQVRGADVTVTSTLPLAAGMSSSSALVVGLALALIDLSDLAADPAFTREITTVEQFGEYCGSIENGQSFGTLAGERGVGTFGGSQDHTAVLCGVPDALVQYSFCPVRHERTVGLGTELALVVAVSGVEAAKTGAAREAYNRVSRAVSELVLRWQEATGGREATLADAVASAPDAAARLRELAADDEYLVGRLEQFLTESEQIVPAASDALEEGDLAEFGRLVDLSQAGAESGLRNQVPETIALQRLARDNGAHAASAFGAGFGGSVWALVPADGAEQFAADWSAAFRAAHPDRRDATTAITRPGGAARRVR, from the coding sequence GTGAGCGGCGTCCTCGAGGAGCTCGCCGCCGGAGCGTCGGGTGACACCACCAGCTGGTTCGTGCCCGGACGTATCGAGGTCCTGGGCAAGCACACCGACTATGCGGGCGGACGCTCCCTGCTCGCCGCCGTCGACACCGGCCACACGATCACCGCCCGCGCCCGTCAGGACCGCGTGCTCCGCGCCCGCTCCGAGGGGGCCGACGGGACGGTCGCGATCGACCTGGACCGTCCCGAGGAGTCCGCCGCCGACGAGACCGAGGGGCACTGGGGCGGGTACGTGGCCGCCGTCGCCGCCCGGCTGGAGAAGAACTTCCCCGGGCAGGTCCGCGGCGCCGACGTCACCGTCACCTCCACGCTGCCGCTGGCGGCCGGGATGTCCAGCTCCTCGGCGCTCGTCGTCGGCCTCGCCCTGGCGCTGATCGACCTCTCCGACCTCGCCGCCGATCCCGCCTTCACCCGCGAGATCACCACCGTCGAACAGTTCGGCGAGTACTGCGGCAGCATCGAGAACGGGCAGAGTTTCGGCACCCTGGCGGGCGAGCGCGGGGTGGGCACCTTCGGCGGCAGCCAGGACCACACCGCGGTGCTGTGCGGCGTGCCCGACGCCCTCGTGCAGTACTCCTTCTGCCCCGTCCGTCACGAGCGCACCGTCGGCCTCGGCACCGAGCTCGCCCTCGTGGTCGCCGTCAGCGGGGTCGAGGCCGCCAAGACCGGCGCCGCCCGCGAGGCCTACAACCGCGTCTCCCGCGCGGTCAGCGAGCTGGTGCTGCGGTGGCAGGAGGCCACCGGCGGCCGGGAGGCGACCCTCGCCGACGCGGTCGCCAGCGCGCCCGACGCCGCGGCGCGCCTGCGCGAGCTCGCGGCCGACGACGAGTACCTCGTCGGACGTCTCGAGCAGTTCCTCACCGAATCGGAGCAGATCGTCCCCGCCGCGTCGGACGCGCTGGAGGAAGGCGATCTGGCGGAGTTCGGCCGCCTGGTCGACCTCTCCCAGGCCGGCGCCGAGTCCGGGCTGCGCAATCAGGTCCCCGAGACGATCGCCCTGCAGCGCCTCGCCCGGGACAACGGTGCTCATGCTGCCAGCGCCTTCGGAGCCGGTTTCGGCGGCAGCGTCTGGGCCCTGGTGCCGGCCGACGGGGCCGAGCAGTTCGCCGCCGACTGGTCGGCCGCCTTCCGCGCCGCCCATCCCGATCGCCGCGACGCCACGACGGCGATCACCCGTCCCGGCGGAGCTGCCCGGCGCGTGCGCTGA